CCTGCATTGCTCTACCTCCTGCATAATCCACAGGGATGTGGTGAATGCAGATATTGCAGGAGCAAATATCTGTCCATGCAGTCGTTCGTGGTGATATTTTTAAAGTTTTTCGGGGTAACTGCTGTATTTAAAGCCCAGCGCTGCTTCCCAGTCATGCAGCATTGATAAAGAGACATTATTGGCAATTTCACTGGCGGTGAGTCCCGGACTCAATTCATCGGCGGGTTCTTCAGTTAAAATATTTGCAGAAACCAACTCAATTCCGGCTTTGTGGGCGTCAATGATTTCCTTGTGCCCGTCCTGAATATAGATAAAGCCGTTGTAAACAAAAACATTTACAGGTTGATTTGCTTGAGCTTCGTTATTGTTGGGTGCATCACCAATAAACTCTTTTATAGCATGTGTTGGTAATAATTTTCTGGGAGCTATCCACAGCGATGAATAAAAACCTTGTCTTAACCAGTCATCAAAACAAGCCTTTATTTTTTTTGCAATGGCTTCAGGAGAGGTATAAGAAGTATCAATGATCAGGTTGTAATTAGCGTACTTTCTAAAATTGATGTTATATAGCTGGTTAAATCGTTGGTCTTCAATTGTCTGGCGCTTCAGGTTATTTTCAAGCGTTATTTCCAGTGAAGGATTATTTTCGTCATTGCGTGACGCATTAAATACCCGTTCGGCACCGACAACTGCATCAACCGATAAAAAAACCTTAAAGGCAGTCGGGATAAAGTGCCAGGCCAGTCTGGAATCGAGGATTAAGTGATCTTTGGTTTTGCCGGTTTCAATGACATAAGAATCGATTTCATCATCAATACTACGGTCTGTTTGTGATATTTTATTCAGCTCCAGGGTGGTTACCCCACGTCTTTTTGCAATGGCGCGCTGGATGGTTCCAGTGCCGATGATGTCATAGTCAGTTAGCTGTTTTAGTGCCGTTGCCACAGAGGATTTTCCACTGCCAATATCACCTGACATCACAATAATCTTTTTCATACCGAGTTAACCTTTCGAGAATCGCCATCCGTGAGCGACTTTAAAAAAGCGCATATGGTAGCATTAATATGTACGTTAATGTGCAGCCAAGTAGAGTAATCAGCAGGAAAGCAGTCTGTACGCTGATAATTAGCGCTATTTATAACAAATCTGAGCAGTTTAATTATCCGGTTACTTGGTAAACCGGCAAGCGGGTGCTCCCGGAATGGGCGGTATAATCGCCCAGACATAAGGTAAAGCTTTGCCTCGTGGTGGATGCCCCCAGTTAAGTGAAAATTCTCCTTTTATTGTCGTTTGACTGAATAATACGGCATAAGCCTCTGGAATCGTTGCTGTTTTAAGCATCAAGACAAAAGCACCGCAAGCGGCTACGTCATGTGTGTTAACCCAGGGAGATTCTTCAGGGATATTGTCAATCAATAAAGTAGGTTCCGGGCGTACATGCAGCAACACATTACCACCGGTCCAATAATCCGATATTACAATTGTTAACGGTTGTTTTTGTTGCTCATGCCAAATTTCAGTGACTTTATTTGCCAAGGCTTCGCTGGGGAAGTTTAATCTCGCGGCACTACCAACCCAGGTTGGGTAGATGACAGCTGCCAGGAAGAAAAAAATCAGAATTAAAGCTTGTGTTAGCCATGTCAATCGACTGGCAAAAATTAATAATTGATCTTCATCAAAGCGATGAAAAAAGTATTTTGTTATTAATATGCCCGCAGGAAGAAAAAATGCGCTAACCCAGTTGCTGTTTAATGGCCCACCAGTTAATACCGGCATCATCATGGCCAAAATCAGTGGTGTTAATAATACAGTCAGTAAAAAGCCTAGGTCATGATCATCTTCAGGCAATTTGGATGATTTGGTTGTCATGATTTTAATAACGCCTTTCTTGCTTAAGTACCAAACCCCAAATAGCATGGGTAACATGAAACTTAAGCGAATTATTTGGCTGCCAAGAAATCCGGTGAGAATGCTTAGTCTGTTTTCTGATACCGTCAACTTATCATGAAGGTAGGTAAACGGCAGCCAGTTGTTCTCGGCAAGCCAGACAACATGAGGCGAGATGACCACCACGAACACACTGCTACTGATTAGCAAGCCACGAAGTACAAGAGAGTCAGTCCATAGTCGTTGCCAGATACTATAGATAAAAAAA
Above is a window of Methylobacter sp. S3L5C DNA encoding:
- a CDS encoding cytidylate kinase family protein — protein: MKKIIVMSGDIGSGKSSVATALKQLTDYDIIGTGTIQRAIAKRRGVTTLELNKISQTDRSIDDEIDSYVIETGKTKDHLILDSRLAWHFIPTAFKVFLSVDAVVGAERVFNASRNDENNPSLEITLENNLKRQTIEDQRFNQLYNINFRKYANYNLIIDTSYTSPEAIAKKIKACFDDWLRQGFYSSLWIAPRKLLPTHAIKEFIGDAPNNNEAQANQPVNVFVYNGFIYIQDGHKEIIDAHKAGIELVSANILTEEPADELSPGLTASEIANNVSLSMLHDWEAALGFKYSSYPEKL
- a CDS encoding glycosyltransferase family 39 protein, with translation MKNQTIMDDLLRLIRNNFSFITSNKDKRDLFAFFAIYLISWTLLAILLPLAPELDNIEQVVWSQSWQWGYHKHPPLPSALLHALNILFGGPSMGLTALAAQSCSVIGLVYVWLLAKQMLSEKMAITAVLITSLIAYHNFRAFAFNHNTVSLPFTAAALYYFYSALKNPARISNWLLLGLVCGLAMVTKYSIVLVLASFFIYSIWQRLWTDSLVLRGLLISSSVFVVVISPHVVWLAENNWLPFTYLHDKLTVSENRLSILTGFLGSQIIRLSFMLPMLFGVWYLSKKGVIKIMTTKSSKLPEDDHDLGFLLTVLLTPLILAMMMPVLTGGPLNSNWVSAFFLPAGILITKYFFHRFDEDQLLIFASRLTWLTQALILIFFFLAAVIYPTWVGSAARLNFPSEALANKVTEIWHEQQKQPLTIVISDYWTGGNVLLHVRPEPTLLIDNIPEESPWVNTHDVAACGAFVLMLKTATIPEAYAVLFSQTTIKGEFSLNWGHPPRGKALPYVWAIIPPIPGAPACRFTK